TCATGATGTTGTGTATGAAGTACGATTAAAAGAGGCTATAAATAAAGGTTGGCTTACACCCTTTAGATATTATGGTATATATGATGATGTAGATTATAATAATATAAGTTTTAAAAATGGTAAATATGATGATAAAGAGTTAGAAGAAGCATTAATGATAAATAAAAGAGGCGATTTAATATTAAAACACTATAATAAATATAATAGTAAAAGAGCCTTAGGTTTTTGTAGTAGCAGAAATCATGCAAACTATATGGCAAAGTATTTTAGTGAAAAAGGTATTCCATCTTGTGCTGTTTTAAGTGGGGAAAAATTAGAATATTGTATAGAAAGAGAAGAAGCATTAAAAAAGTTTAACTCTGGAGAAATAAAAGTAATATTTTCTGTGGACATGTTTAATGAGGGGTTAGATGTGCCTTTAGTTGATATGGTGATGTTTTTAAGACCTACTCAATCTTCAACTATATTTTTACAACAATTAGGTAGAGGACTTAGAAAACATAAGGATAAAAAATATGTAAATGTACTAGATTTTATAGGAAATTACAAGAAAGCAAATTTAATACCATTTTTATTAACAGGAGATATAAAAAACATAGGTGAAAAATCTAAAAAAAATATAATTCCTCCAGAAGAGAATTTCCCAGAAGATTGTAGTATTGATTTTGACTTTAGACTTGTAGATATATTTAAAAAAATGAGAGAAGAACAAAAGAAAATAATAGATTTAGTTATAGAAGAATATTATAGAATTAAACATGAACTAAAAAGAAGACCTACTAGATTAGATATGTACAAGTATATTGATGATAATATATATAATAATATAAGAACTAAGAGAAAACTAAATATTTTTAATGATTATTTAGGATTTTTAAATAAATTAGAAGAATTAAATGAAGAAGAAAATAAATTTATAGAAACAAAAGCCCATGATTTCATAGTTAAAATTGAAACCACTGCTATGACAAAAACATATAAAATGCCATTATTATTAGCTTTTTATAATAATGGAGATTTTAAATTAAAAGTAAGTGAAGAAGAAATATATTTAAGTTTTAAAGAATTTTATAAAAAACCTTCAAATGCGGTAGATTTAATTAGAGATAAAAATGGAGAAAATTATAAAGAGTGGGGAAGAGAAGAATATTTAAAAGTTGCTAAAAATCCTAGGAATGCTTTTATAAACACTGCTAAAGAGTTTTTTATAGATAAAGGGGAAACTTATGAAATAACTGATGAATTAGAAGACTATGTAAATAATAAATATTTTATTAGTCACTTTAAGGATGTTATTGATTATAAAACAAGTAAATTTTATAAAGAAAGATTAGAAAAAAGAGAAGAGCTTAATAAGCAAACATAGTTCAGATGGAGTTATTTTCCCATCTGAACTATGTTTTTTAATCTTCATAAACTCTTTCTAAAACTATACCTTTTTTAAAGGCACCTCTTTTTTCAGCTTTAGCTTTTCTTTTAGCCATAAGATCTTCCTCAGAATAACCTATAGCACTACAAAGACCAAATATAACTTCCATTAAATCTGCTAATTCTTCTAGATTTTTATCCTCAGAAAATTCCTTTGCTTCTTCTTGAAGTTTAGCTTCTAATAAAGAAATTAATTCTTCTTTCTGAGCATATCTTATATCAAATTTTTTTCCGTCTTTTTCTATTATTTCAGGTATATTATCTCTCACTAATTTATTATATATTTTCAAAAAAACACCCTCCTAAAAATTATATTATATAATTATTATATATAAAAATTGTTTTAATACATAGATGTATAATTTTTTTATAACCTCATCCATTGACAACACCACAAAAAAAGAATAAAATAATTTGCTATTAAATAAACTAAAAGAAAATAAAAAAAAGAAGGTGCTAAAATGAAACAAAAACTATCAATACCAAAGAACTATTTGATGTTAATAGCGGGAATGCTTTGGATAATAGCAGGAGCTATGGTTATGAAGGTGGGGGTACCAATTCTAACAAAGTTAATAGTACAGGGATTTTGGCACTTATTATTTGCTATATCTACTTTTTTGGTGTTTTATATATTTATATTTTCAAAACTAGTGGGAAAGCATACTAATAGAATTAAATCTAAGAAAAATGATAGGCTTCCATTTTGGGAATTTTTTGATGTTCCTTCTTATATTGTAATGATTATTATGATGACAGGAGGAATGTGGTTAAGGACTTCACATTTAATACCAGATAATATTATAGGGCCATTTTATAGTGGCCTTGGATTTGCTCTATTTTCCTGTGGGGTAAGATTTATTAGTGTTTTTTTGAGAAAAAAGGTAGTTAGTTAAAGCTATAAAAAACATAGTTTATATGGAAGCATTTTTCCATGCAAACTATGTTTTTTATTTTATTTAATTAAATTTATAGCTTTATTAGATAAATACCATTTAGCTATTTCTATATTTTCTTTTGTTCCAGTATAAACAGTAACTCCAGGTAATTCTATAATTTCATCTCCTATAATAGCTATATTTTTATTTTGTGGAAACTTTATTGTTGTATCATCTTTAGTTACTACAAGAACTAAATTTTCTGTATCACTAGAATCTACAGAAATGGTGGCTCCTTTTTCTTTAAAAGCTTTTTCAGCTTGAAGGAATAGTTTATCTGTAACATCTTGAAGATTTATATCTAGAACTTCACACATATATTTGTTAACATCAGTATTTTGGATAACTCCTGTAGGTCTTATGCCCTTTGGATGATAAACATATAATCCCACTTCTTCACCAGAATGACCTTTTGTAGTCCAACCTATATGAGCTCTTTTGCTTATCATAGGTCCTACAGTATCAATAACTTTATTAATATCACAAGTTTTTATAGATTGCTCTTCTTCAGTTGTTAAATCATCTATACCATAATATGCTAACATAACTTCTTTTATATTACTTCTATCTGCATTTAGTTTTTTACCTATGCCTTCTCCTGTAAGCTTTGCTTTTTTAAGAGGTCCTATTATAGTTGAAAGAGGTTGGTTATCGTAGGTTTTATCTAAAGCAGAATCCCCAATACTCATACCACCATTACTGTGATCAGGAGCAACTATAACTACAGTGTTTTTATCTTTCTTTGCAAAATTTAATGCTACTGAAACAGCATCATCAAAGGCTAAAGCATCACTAATAATTCCTACTGGATCATTAGCATGAGAAGCCCAGTCTATTTTACTGCCTTCTACCATTAAGAAAAATCCATCTTTTTTATTGTTGGATAAGATATCAATAGCTTTTTGAGTCATAGTAGAAAGACTTGGTTGTTCATAAGATCTATCAAATTCATAATCTAAAGCCATAGGTGCAAAAAGACCACAAACCTTTGTAGCGTCAGTATTTCTTAACTCTTCTACATTTTTAACAATATCATATCCTTTATTTTGTAAAATGCTAATCATATCCTCTTTATCAGCTCTTTTTTCAGGAACTAAAACATCACGTCCTCCTGTTAATAAAACATCTACATCATTATATACTATCTGTTCACTTAAAGTATCATATGCTTTTCTATTTGGGTAATGGGAAGCAAAACTTGCAGGAGTTGCATGAGGTAATTCGCAAGTTGCTACAATACCTGTTGCCATTCCATTTAATTTAGCACCCTCTAATATAGAAGCAACGGGACGCCTTTCTTCTCCTTTTTTTATGGGTTCTACTAAAGGCATATTGGCTACATCGGGAAGTACAGAAATAAACCCAGTGTGTGATTTATAACCTGTTGCCATGGCAGTAGCTGCTGGAGCTGAGTCTGCAATTACGGCATCAGAAGAATAGGTTCTAATAAGGCCACAGGCAATTTCATCCATAGCTAGAGGTTCGCCACCTTTATACCATCTTGCTAGAGTGGTGTGAGTAATTCCAGTGCCATCTGGAATTAGCAAAATAACGTTTTTAGCTTTACTAGGACTTGCTGCTACCTTATTAAAGTTAGATACTAATGAAAAGCTTAACATTAGAACTAATGATAGGAAAAACGTAATAAACTTTTTCCTCCTAGATTTAAACATAAGACTACCCCCTTGTATTAAAACTTTAATTAATAATATGCTACGATTTTTAAAAGTATGTAAATAAATGTATTTTAATTCAATTTAAATAGTGTTATCATTAAATATAAAGCATCATAAATCATATTATAATATTATGAAAAAATTTACAGATACAATGGAGGCAATCATGAAAAAATTATTAACTATGTTTTGGAGCTTTTTCAAAATAGGGGCCTTTACCTTTGGCGGGGGTTACGCTATGGTTTCTTTAATGGAAAGGGAAGTAGTAAATACAAAAGAGTGGATGAGCAAAGAAGAATTTATAGATACTTTAGTTATATCTCAATCTCTTCCAGGCACATTTGCTGTAAATACTTCAATTTTTATAGGATATAAGATAGCTGGAACAATGGGTGCTATTATGGCACTTTTAGGTACGGTACTGCCCTCCTTTTTTACAATTATAATTATAGCTACTTTTTTTATGCAGTTTAGAAACAATTATTATGTAGACTTAGCATTTAAAGGAATTTCACCAGCAGTTCCTGCACTTGTGTTAATAGCTGTTATTAGTTTAGCTAAGGCTGTTGAGAAAAATGTTAGAAATATTATATTAATTATAATAACTGTATTACTTATAAGTTTCTTTAAAGTACATCCTGTTATTGTAATAATAGCTTCTGCTATTTATGGAGTTATTTATTACAGGGAAAGGGTGTGATTAGTGTGAAAAACTTAATATTATTATTTTGGTCTTTTCTAAAGATAGGAGCCTTTAGCTTTGGAGGCGGCTATGCTATGATTACTTTAATAGAGAGAGAAATTGTGGATCATAGGGCATGGATTAATGCTCAAGAGTTTAGGGATATAATAGGTATTTCACAAATGACCCCAGGACCTGTATCTATAAATTCTGCAACTTTTGTAGGATATAAAATAGGCGGAGTTTTAGGTAGTCTATGTGCAACCCTAGGAGTTGTTACTGTATCTTTTACATTAGTTTTTATAGTATCTCACTATTTAATTAAATTTAAAGAATCTAAAATAGTAAAATCTGCACTGCTTGGCATGAGACCAACATTAATAGGACTTATAATATCTGCTGTTCTATCTCTTTCAAAAGGTGTTTATAGCGATATAAAAAGCATTGTAATAGTCCTCATAACATTGGGGCTACTTTTGTGGGATAAGATACATCCTATAATAATTATTATTATATCTGCAGTAATGGGTATAATTTTTTATGGATATTTGTAAAATATCATTGTAAGAAAATAATACCTATGCTATAATTTACTGCATAAAGGGGAGTAGCAAAATAAATTAACTATTCGTCATTACGGCATTAAAGCCCGGATAGTTACTCCAAAGAGAGATTGCAAGACCTTTGTTCTGTAGAGAAATTTGTAGAACAAAGGTCTTTTATTATTTTCAAGATTTTTAAATAATTTATCAATATTAAACAAATAATATAAAACGAGGTGAAATTTATGTGGTTTGACAAAAGTGCAGAAGATGCATTAAAGGAGTATTCTTCTAATGTTGAAAATGGACTAACAGAGCAGCAAGTAAAAGAATCTAGAGAAAAATATGGGCCAAATGAGCTTAAAGGAAAAGGTAAAAAATCTATATTTAGAATGCTTTTTGAGCAATTAAATGATATGTTAATTTACATACTTTTAGCTGCAGCTTTAATTTCAGGTTTTTTAGGAGAAACCAGTGATGCAATAATAATTTTTCTAGTTATAATATTAAACTCAGTAATTGGTGTAGTTCAAGAGTCAAAAGCAGAAAAAGCATTAGAAGCTTTAAAGAAGATGTCCACCCCTAAGGCAATGGTTAGAAGGGATGGAGAGCTTAAAGAAATTCCTTCAGAAGAAGTAGTGCCTGGGGATATAATAATTTTAGATGCAGGAAGATATATTCCCTGTGATCTAAGGCTTATAGAAACCGCCTCATTAAAAGTTGAAGAATCAGCCTTAACAGGAGAATCCGTTCCAGTAGATAAGGATGCAAGTTTAGTTTTAAGTGGAGAGGATACAGCACTAGGAGATCAAAAGAACATGGCTTTTATGTCTACTTTAGCTACCTATGGAAGAGGAGTAGGTATAGCAGTAGCCACAGGTATGGATACGGAAATTGGTAAAATAGCAAAAATGTTAGATACAGAAGAAAAAAATTTAACACCACTACAAAGAAAATTAGAGGAACTTGGGAAAACTTTAGGACTAGGAGCACTAGCTATTTGTGCTTTAATGTTTGGAGTTGGACTAATTCAAAGAAGAGATATGTTTGAAATGTTTTTAACAGCTATAAGTTTGGCAGTAGCGGCAATACCAGAAGGACTTCCTGCCATAGTAACTATAGTTTTGGCTATGGGAGTTCAAAAAATGATAAAGAAAAATGCCATAGTAAGAAAACTTCCAGCAGTAGAAACCTTAGGAGCTGTTAATGTAATTTGTTCAGATAAAACAGGAACATTAACTCAAAATAAAATGACTGTTACTAAATTTTATGCAGATACTGATTATGGAGACATATCTACATTAGATATAGAAAAACCTGGTCATAAACTTTTATTAGAAAACTTAATACTATGTAATGATGCCACTTATTCAGAATCCACACAAACAGGAGATCCAACAGAAATAGCATTATTAGAAGCAGGTTATAAATATGGTATAAAAAAGGAAGAATTAGAAGCAAGTCATGGAAGATTAAATGAATTACCTTTTGATTCAGATAGAAAATTAATGACCACTGTAAATAAATATGGTGAGTACATATACGTTATGACCAAGGGAGCCATAGACAATTTATTTAATATATGTACCCATGTTTATAAAAATGGTGAAGTTATAGAGCTTACAGAAGATATAAAAAATGAGTTTATGGAAAGTGCTAACAATATGTCAAAGGATGCACTAAGAGTTTTAGGTGGAGCTTATAAAAAGATATCTCAAGATGAAATAAACCAAGATAATTTAGAAAGTAATTTGATATTAATAGGACTTGTGGGAATGATAGACCCTCCAAGAGAAGAAGTTAAGGATTCTATTAAGGAATGTAAAAAATCAGGTATAAAAACTATAATGATTACAGGTGACCATAAGGATACAGCATTAGCTATAGCAAAGGAATTAGCCATAGCAGAAGATGAATCTCAAGCTGTTTTTGGAAAAGAATTAGATAAAATGTCTGATGAAGAGTTAAGCCAAAGAATAGATAACTTAAGAGTTTTTGCAAGGGTTTCTCCAGAACATAAGGTGAGAATAGTAAAAGCTTTTAAAGAAAAGGGAAATATAGTATCTATGACAGGTGATGGAGTTAATGATGCACCTTCCCTAAAAATAGCAGATGTAGGTGTTGCTATGGGTATTACAGGAACAGACGTAGCTAAGGGAGCTTCGGATGTAATTCTTACAGACGATAATTTTTCTACTATAGTTGCTGCAGTAAAGGAAGGTAGAAATATATTTAATAACATAAAAAAATCTATAGTATTTTTACTATCCTGTAATATAGGTGAAATTATATCCTTGTTCTTTGCAATACTTTTAGGTTGGCCAGCACCATTAAGACCAATTCATCTTTTATGGGTTAACCTTATAACAGATAGTTTACCAGCATTATCCCTAGGAGTAGACCCAGGGGACCCAGATGTAATGGATGAAAAACCAAGGGATCCAAAGGCTAGTCTTTTTGCAGGAGGCACAGGTGTATTCTTAATATTAAATGGATTTTTAATAGGATTTTTAACATTAGCAGCTTTTATAGTTGGAATTAAAGTTTATACAAATAGCACTACACTATTTCCACTAATACCTGAGAATGTGTCAAAAGAAGCATTGACTCATGCTCAAACTATGGCTTTTGTTGTTTTAAGTGTATCTCAACTATTCCATGCACTAAACTTAAGACATCCTAAAAAATCCATATTCCAATTAGGAGTATTTACTAATAAGTATTTAATTGGATCTATAATTTTTGGTATAATATTACAAGATGTAGTTATAACAATACCTTTCTTAGCAAATATATTTAAAGTATATGACCTATTGCCAAAAGACTGGTTACTTGTTGGAATACTTTCTGTAATACCTTTAGCTTTAAATGAAATAGCAAAAATATTTTTAAGAGCTAAAAGCAAATAACAAAAATGTACCTAGGGTTTTAAACTTTAGGTACATTTTTTATGAAATTGTGAACCTATGACATAGTGGAACGTATAACATAAGTGGAAGGGGGTAAAGTATTGGGAAAGGAGCAAGAAGGTGATAATTTATATGAAAAAAATATACATAGCATATATAAAAAAGATAAAGATTTAGCCATAAAAATCCTAATAAATGAATATAAGGATTTTGTTTATGGATTTTCCTTTTACTTATGTAAAAATTCTATGGAAAGTGATGATTTATTTCAAGATACTTGGGTTAAGGTTTTAAAAAATATAGATAAATATACATGGAATGATAGATTTGAACCATGGATAAGAACAATATGCTTAAATACATATAAAGACAAATACAGAAAATCTAAAAGATGGCTTAATATTATTAAACATTACTTTAATGAAGAAAAAAAAGAGAAAGAAATAATTAATTTTCCTTCTAAAAATAATTTGCCAGAAAAAGAAATTATAAAAAATGAAGAAAAAGAGCTATTAAAAAAGGCAGTAAATAAATTAAAAGATGATTATAGAATTCCTATTATACTATATTATTTTGAAAGAGTTAGTTATAAAGAAATATCAGAAATAATGCTTATACCTGAAGGAACTATAAAGTCCAGACTAAATAAAGCTAGAAAACTTTTAAAGGAATATGTGGAGGTGGAATTAAATGGATGAAAATAAAATTGAAAAACTTTTATTTCAAATAGGAGAAGAAGAAATTAAGGCGCCCCCAGAGGATATTGTGGAAAAAACTAAAAATCATCTAGAATATAGACATCTAAGATATCTTATTCCTTTAGGATTTATATTAAATATGGTTATTGTAGCAATAATTATATTTAGTATTTTACCTAAAATGAGCTTAAAACAAATTATTTTATGGTGTAATATATGCTTTAGTTTAGGTAATGGAATTATAGCATTAACAATATTATGTTTTAATAATTTACAAGAAAAATTTGAATAGGAGTGATAAAGTTATGTTTATGTTACCAATGATTTTGATATCAACAACTATATTAGCTATAATAGCAGCTATAATATATGCAATTTTACGTATTACAAGAAAAAATAATGGACAAGACTACGAAGGTGAAAGTCCATATAAAAAACTTTTTTATGCATTTTTAGCTATTTTAGCAGTGATTTTAGTGTTCTTTTTAATTGGTTTTAATGTTGATTCTGGTTGTTATGGGTTCCCATTGTTTGGAACAGTGGCCTCTATAATTTCACCTATAATATTTTTACTAATGTTTTTAGGTTTCTTTATTATATTAATATTAATTGGAAGATTTGTTTATTATGATGCTAAAAGTAGAGGGATGGATCCATGGTTATGGCTTTTAGTTGTAATATTTGTACCTAACTTTATAGGCTTAATAATTTACTTAATAGTAAGAAGTTATAATACAAATGATACCAATACTTATAATAAAAGATGTTCTAAATGTGGTAGTAGTGTAAGAGAGGATTATAATATTTGTCCTAATTGTGGAGAGAATTTAAAAAAGAAATGTGAATATTGTGGACAAGTAGTAGATGAAAACTGGAATATATGTCCTCATTGTGGAAATAATTTATCAAAATAAATATATATGCTATTTTTTCATATAAAACTAATATATAATATAGTTAATAGGATTCTTTACAAGGGAGGAAATTTCTTTGGAAATATCGAGAATAGGTAATAGAACACAGGTAAGTTCTAAAGAAGATACTAAAGCAATTAGTAGTAAGAAAAGTTTTTCTCAAAGCTTTAACTTTGCAAGAGAAAGAAGAACAGAACAAGAACTTAAAAAAATGTTTGAAGATATAAAGAAAAAAGGGGAAAGACTGGTAACAACTAAATGTTATGTAGATGTTATTCGCTATAAAAAAATGATAAAAGAATATCTAGAATCAGTTTTAAACTTTATGTACGGTGTTAAAAAGGATATTAGCTTTTGGCAGACTCAATATTTTATCACTGTGGAAACCATAGATGAAAAGTTGGAAGAATTAACTCAAGCTTTATTAAATGATCAAAAAGAAAACTTAGATATAGCTAGCAGCATAGATGAAATAACAGGATTATTAGTGGATATTTATAAATAAAAAAAGTGGATTTTTAGAATCCACTTTTTTTAATGAGTAATTAAAGGTTATTCACTATCCAAACAAGGCTAATAATACTCCAGCAGCAACAGCAGAACCTATAACTCCTGCTACATTAGGACCCATTGCGTGCATAAGAAGGTAATTTGTTGGGTTTGCTTTTTGTCCTTCAACCTGAGAAACTCTTGCAGCCATTGGAACTGCTGAAACACCAGCGGAACCTATAAGAGGATTGATTTTTCCTCCAGATAAAAAGCACATAAGTTTTCCTAAAAGTAATCCACCTATAGTGCTAAAAGCAAAGGCAATAAGTCCAAGAGCTATAATTTTTAAAGTTTCTGGTCTTAAAAATCTGTCTGCTCTAGCAGTAGCACCTACAGTAGTACCAAGAAAAATGGTAACTATATTAATTAATGCATTTTGTGCTGTGGAAGAAAGTCTGTCCACAACTCCAGATTCTTTAAATAAATTTCCCATCATCAACATTCCTATAAGAGGTGCTACAGAAGGAAGTAATAAAATTGTAAGTACTGTTACAACTATAGGAAATACTATTTTTTCTAGTTTAGATACTTCTCTTAGTTGTTCCATCTTAATTTTTCTTTCTTTTTCTGTAGTTATAAGTTTCATTAAAGGAGGCTGAATAAGAGGAATTAAAGCCATATAAGAATAAGCTGCAATGGCTATGGCTGGTAGCAATTCTGGAGCAAGTCTTGTAGTTAAAAATATTGCAGTAGGACCATCTGCTCCACCAATAATACCTATAGAAGCTGCGCCCTGAGGTGAAAAGCCTAATGCAATTGCAATAATAAAGGCCATAACAACACCAAATTGAGCTGCAGCACCTAGAAATAAACTTGAAGGTCTAGCGATAAGAGGACCAAAGTCTGTCATTGCACCAATTCCTAAAAATATTAAAGAAGGATAAATTCCTAACTTAACACCTTGATACAAATAGTAAAGTAATCCACCTGGTTCCGAAGAATTAGCTAGAGGACCAGACATTATTCCTGTAACTGGTAAATTAGCTAATAGAACACCAAAGGATATAGGCAAAAGCAAAAGAGGTTCAAACTCTTTTTTGATAGCTAGATAT
This window of the Clostridium cochlearium genome carries:
- a CDS encoding DEAD/DEAH box helicase family protein — encoded protein: MTIKNKSIEEEVVKGNLANKEIETSTNCITGDSDHLLDKLRKAFKKAKKIDIIVAFLMESGVRLLEKDLKDVLNRNVPIRILTGNYLNITQPQALYLLKDILKDKVDLRFYNVSGKSFHPKAYIFEYDNKDGDIFIGSSNISKSALTSGIEWNYRIRKENNELDFQCYKDTFENLFNNKSIIVDDNELDRYSKNWRKPKLFFDIDNKEKTEEKIISYPKPKDAQIEALYKLKKFREEGFDRGIVVAATGIGKTYLAAFDSSEYNKVLFVAHRQEILNQAETSFRIVRKTNNTGFFSGNRKDRNKDVLFATVQTLGQKQYLCDDYFKDDEFDYIIIDEFHHAVADNYQNILDYFKPKFLLGLTATPERMDNRDVFEICNHDVVYEVRLKEAINKGWLTPFRYYGIYDDVDYNNISFKNGKYDDKELEEALMINKRGDLILKHYNKYNSKRALGFCSSRNHANYMAKYFSEKGIPSCAVLSGEKLEYCIEREEALKKFNSGEIKVIFSVDMFNEGLDVPLVDMVMFLRPTQSSTIFLQQLGRGLRKHKDKKYVNVLDFIGNYKKANLIPFLLTGDIKNIGEKSKKNIIPPEENFPEDCSIDFDFRLVDIFKKMREEQKKIIDLVIEEYYRIKHELKRRPTRLDMYKYIDDNIYNNIRTKRKLNIFNDYLGFLNKLEELNEEENKFIETKAHDFIVKIETTAMTKTYKMPLLLAFYNNGDFKLKVSEEEIYLSFKEFYKKPSNAVDLIRDKNGENYKEWGREEYLKVAKNPRNAFINTAKEFFIDKGETYEITDELEDYVNNKYFISHFKDVIDYKTSKFYKERLEKREELNKQT
- a CDS encoding nucleoside triphosphate pyrophosphohydrolase → MKIYNKLVRDNIPEIIEKDGKKFDIRYAQKEELISLLEAKLQEEAKEFSEDKNLEELADLMEVIFGLCSAIGYSEEDLMAKRKAKAEKRGAFKKGIVLERVYED
- a CDS encoding alkaline phosphatase, which codes for MFKSRRKKFITFFLSLVLMLSFSLVSNFNKVAASPSKAKNVILLIPDGTGITHTTLARWYKGGEPLAMDEIACGLIRTYSSDAVIADSAPAATAMATGYKSHTGFISVLPDVANMPLVEPIKKGEERRPVASILEGAKLNGMATGIVATCELPHATPASFASHYPNRKAYDTLSEQIVYNDVDVLLTGGRDVLVPEKRADKEDMISILQNKGYDIVKNVEELRNTDATKVCGLFAPMALDYEFDRSYEQPSLSTMTQKAIDILSNNKKDGFFLMVEGSKIDWASHANDPVGIISDALAFDDAVSVALNFAKKDKNTVVIVAPDHSNGGMSIGDSALDKTYDNQPLSTIIGPLKKAKLTGEGIGKKLNADRSNIKEVMLAYYGIDDLTTEEEQSIKTCDINKVIDTVGPMISKRAHIGWTTKGHSGEEVGLYVYHPKGIRPTGVIQNTDVNKYMCEVLDINLQDVTDKLFLQAEKAFKEKGATISVDSSDTENLVLVVTKDDTTIKFPQNKNIAIIGDEIIELPGVTVYTGTKENIEIAKWYLSNKAINLIK
- a CDS encoding chromate transporter — encoded protein: MKKLLTMFWSFFKIGAFTFGGGYAMVSLMEREVVNTKEWMSKEEFIDTLVISQSLPGTFAVNTSIFIGYKIAGTMGAIMALLGTVLPSFFTIIIIATFFMQFRNNYYVDLAFKGISPAVPALVLIAVISLAKAVEKNVRNIILIIITVLLISFFKVHPVIVIIASAIYGVIYYRERV
- a CDS encoding chromate transporter, with amino-acid sequence MKNLILLFWSFLKIGAFSFGGGYAMITLIEREIVDHRAWINAQEFRDIIGISQMTPGPVSINSATFVGYKIGGVLGSLCATLGVVTVSFTLVFIVSHYLIKFKESKIVKSALLGMRPTLIGLIISAVLSLSKGVYSDIKSIVIVLITLGLLLWDKIHPIIIIIISAVMGIIFYGYL
- a CDS encoding cation-translocating P-type ATPase; translation: MWFDKSAEDALKEYSSNVENGLTEQQVKESREKYGPNELKGKGKKSIFRMLFEQLNDMLIYILLAAALISGFLGETSDAIIIFLVIILNSVIGVVQESKAEKALEALKKMSTPKAMVRRDGELKEIPSEEVVPGDIIILDAGRYIPCDLRLIETASLKVEESALTGESVPVDKDASLVLSGEDTALGDQKNMAFMSTLATYGRGVGIAVATGMDTEIGKIAKMLDTEEKNLTPLQRKLEELGKTLGLGALAICALMFGVGLIQRRDMFEMFLTAISLAVAAIPEGLPAIVTIVLAMGVQKMIKKNAIVRKLPAVETLGAVNVICSDKTGTLTQNKMTVTKFYADTDYGDISTLDIEKPGHKLLLENLILCNDATYSESTQTGDPTEIALLEAGYKYGIKKEELEASHGRLNELPFDSDRKLMTTVNKYGEYIYVMTKGAIDNLFNICTHVYKNGEVIELTEDIKNEFMESANNMSKDALRVLGGAYKKISQDEINQDNLESNLILIGLVGMIDPPREEVKDSIKECKKSGIKTIMITGDHKDTALAIAKELAIAEDESQAVFGKELDKMSDEELSQRIDNLRVFARVSPEHKVRIVKAFKEKGNIVSMTGDGVNDAPSLKIADVGVAMGITGTDVAKGASDVILTDDNFSTIVAAVKEGRNIFNNIKKSIVFLLSCNIGEIISLFFAILLGWPAPLRPIHLLWVNLITDSLPALSLGVDPGDPDVMDEKPRDPKASLFAGGTGVFLILNGFLIGFLTLAAFIVGIKVYTNSTTLFPLIPENVSKEALTHAQTMAFVVLSVSQLFHALNLRHPKKSIFQLGVFTNKYLIGSIIFGIILQDVVITIPFLANIFKVYDLLPKDWLLVGILSVIPLALNEIAKIFLRAKSK
- a CDS encoding RNA polymerase sigma factor, with product MGKEQEGDNLYEKNIHSIYKKDKDLAIKILINEYKDFVYGFSFYLCKNSMESDDLFQDTWVKVLKNIDKYTWNDRFEPWIRTICLNTYKDKYRKSKRWLNIIKHYFNEEKKEKEIINFPSKNNLPEKEIIKNEEKELLKKAVNKLKDDYRIPIILYYFERVSYKEISEIMLIPEGTIKSRLNKARKLLKEYVEVELNG
- a CDS encoding zinc ribbon domain-containing protein — translated: MFMLPMILISTTILAIIAAIIYAILRITRKNNGQDYEGESPYKKLFYAFLAILAVILVFFLIGFNVDSGCYGFPLFGTVASIISPIIFLLMFLGFFIILILIGRFVYYDAKSRGMDPWLWLLVVIFVPNFIGLIIYLIVRSYNTNDTNTYNKRCSKCGSSVREDYNICPNCGENLKKKCEYCGQVVDENWNICPHCGNNLSK
- a CDS encoding YaaR family protein, with protein sequence MEISRIGNRTQVSSKEDTKAISSKKSFSQSFNFARERRTEQELKKMFEDIKKKGERLVTTKCYVDVIRYKKMIKEYLESVLNFMYGVKKDISFWQTQYFITVETIDEKLEELTQALLNDQKENLDIASSIDEITGLLVDIYK
- a CDS encoding sodium ion-translocating decarboxylase subunit beta, with translation MNFSFKYIIIKLLKESGFTALTWQQLVMILIAFILIYLAIKKEFEPLLLLPISFGVLLANLPVTGIMSGPLANSSEPGGLLYYLYQGVKLGIYPSLIFLGIGAMTDFGPLIARPSSLFLGAAAQFGVVMAFIIAIALGFSPQGAASIGIIGGADGPTAIFLTTRLAPELLPAIAIAAYSYMALIPLIQPPLMKLITTEKERKIKMEQLREVSKLEKIVFPIVVTVLTILLLPSVAPLIGMLMMGNLFKESGVVDRLSSTAQNALINIVTIFLGTTVGATARADRFLRPETLKIIALGLIAFAFSTIGGLLLGKLMCFLSGGKINPLIGSAGVSAVPMAARVSQVEGQKANPTNYLLMHAMGPNVAGVIGSAVAAGVLLALFG